Proteins encoded together in one Palaemon carinicauda isolate YSFRI2023 chromosome 45, ASM3689809v2, whole genome shotgun sequence window:
- the LOC137635028 gene encoding G patch domain and ankyrin repeat-containing protein 1 homolog → MDEGQNSNWKALATCNLKWKVFVQAKKEKHPLIREEFKTYNSSLTGEEAKDIYENIVQQHTKKKRTSTRKRPRVTRSTEASTSVTCDDNGSVTEPKVNFDIRSVHKAMKCAQNNEVAPLADMLKSGFDVNSKDEHGWSLLMVAACAGSLDAVKVLLEYRAKANIRDANGNTAIYLASVKGHKRIVELLINSRKGNDQVQEDERVVSDDIPMTEFFCDVCQMSIKESTHIQHETSIVHQFNVGSATNKTVYGISPSNKGYQLLVNQGWNTEKGLGLKSNGVKFPIKTVLKRNREGLGSSGEKHARVTHFGPGDESAVKGPKSSERIMRLKTISKIDRMKDKKKDIERERDIRRILNEPDF, encoded by the coding sequence ATGGATGAAGGTCAGAATTCAAACTGGAAAGCCTTAGCAACATGCAATTTAAAGTGGAAAGTGTTTGttcaggcaaaaaaagaaaaacatccacTAATAAGAGAAGAATTCAAAACTTACAATTCCTCTTTAACTGGCGAAGAAGCGAAGGATATTTATGAAAACATCGTTCAGCAACATACAAAAAAGAAACGTACTTCGACGAGAAAACGACCACGAGTAACGCGTTCTACAGAAGCATCTACTTCTGTTACTTGTGATGACAATGGGTCTGTAACTGAGCCTAAGGTGAATTTTGATATTAGATCAGTTCACAAAGCAATGAAATGTGCGCAAAACAATGAAGTGGCTCCTCTCGCAGACATGCTGAAGTCTGGATTTGATGTCAATTCAAAAGATGAACATGGATGGTCTCTGCTCATGGTTGCTGCATGTGCTGGATCTTTGGATGCAGTTAAGGTTCTTTTGGAATACAGAGCGAAGGCTAACATTCGTGATGCTAACGGGAACACTGCAATATATTTAGCTAGTGTGAAAGGCCACAAGAGGATAGTAGAATTACTCATCAACTCTAGAAAAGGGAATGATCAAGTTCAGGAAGATGAAAGAGTTGTATCGGATGATATACCTATGACAGAATTTTTTTGTGATGTCTGCCAGATGTCAATTAAAGAAAGCACTCATATTCAACATGAAACTTCTATTGTCCATCAGTTTAATGTGGGATCAGCTACAAATAAAACTGTTTATGGAATCTCTCCGAGTAATAAGGGTTACCAGCTGCTGGTGAATCAAGGTTGGAACACGGAGAAGGGTCTTGGCTTAAAGAGTAATGGGGTTAAATTTCCCATAAAAACTGTGTTAAAAAGGAACCGAGAAGGATTAGGTTCCTCTGGTGAAAAACATGCGAGAGTAACGCATTTTGGACCAGGTGATGAAAGTGCTGTTAAGGGTCCCAAATCAAGTGAACGAATAATGCGATTGAAGACAATTAGCAAAATAGATAGAATGAAggataaaaagaaagatatagaaagagaaagagatataagGAGAATTTTAAATGAGCCAGATTTTTGA
- the Pdrg1 gene encoding p53 and DNA damage-regulated protein 1 — protein sequence MALSVEKIQQYLVEVEEAAEDIISDQQEIICLDRRRNTNREALRQFQTKSTEKQATTTKNWICIGNMFMRLPKPHIVESIERDEETVINIKFTFSEQKQLDTEIKNLRNGLRNKVNRLNDLEDKQETIGTNIKPLTQEEWKAVRKALGN from the exons ATGGCTCTGTCTGTTGAGAAGATACAGCAGTACTTAGTTGAAGTTGAAGAAGCTGCAGAAGACATCATATCAGATCAACAAGAAATTATTTGTTTGGATCGCAGAAGGAACACAAACAGAGAAGCTCTTCGACAGTTCCAGACCAAAAGCACGGAAAAACAGGCTACTACAACAAAAAACTGGATATGTATTGGAAATATGTTTATGCGGTTACCAAAACCTCACATTGTGGAAAGCATTGAAAGAG ATGAGGAGACTGTTATCAATATAAAATTTACCTTTTCAGAGCAAAAGCAGTTAGATACCGAAATCAAGAACCTTCGCAATGGTTTACGTAATAAAGTAAATCGCTTGAATGACCTGGAAGACAAACAAGAAACCATTGGAACCAATATCAAACCCCTTACACAGGAAGAATGGAAAGCTGTCAGAAAAGCTCTGGGTAACTAG